A region of Paraburkholderia sp. BL23I1N1 DNA encodes the following proteins:
- the kdsA gene encoding 3-deoxy-8-phosphooctulonate synthase translates to MHTRISDKVRAGNDLPFVLFGGLNVIETLDLSLRTCEHFVKVTKRLNVPFVFKASFDKANRSSIHSYRGVGLHAGLEILAAIKARFDVPVVTDVHEIEQASCVAEIADVLQVPAFLARQTDLLIAIARTGRAINVKKPQFMSPAQIRHVANKCVEAGNDQIILCERGSSFGYDNLVVDMLGFRQMAEASGGHPVIFDVTHSLQCRDALASASGGRRRQVLDLARAGMAVGIAGLFLEAHPDPDSARCDGPSALPLALLEPFLAQVKAVDDLVKCLPVLEIH, encoded by the coding sequence ATGCATACCAGAATCAGCGATAAGGTTAGAGCAGGAAATGACCTCCCCTTCGTTTTGTTTGGCGGATTGAATGTAATAGAAACGTTGGATCTCTCCCTTCGTACGTGTGAACACTTCGTCAAAGTGACGAAGAGGCTGAACGTTCCGTTTGTCTTTAAGGCTTCCTTCGACAAGGCGAATCGTTCGTCGATCCATTCCTATCGAGGCGTAGGTTTGCACGCAGGTCTGGAAATTCTGGCTGCGATAAAAGCCCGCTTTGATGTGCCCGTGGTTACCGACGTACACGAGATCGAGCAGGCGTCTTGCGTAGCGGAGATAGCGGACGTGTTACAGGTCCCGGCTTTCCTTGCGCGCCAAACGGACCTGTTGATCGCTATTGCCAGGACGGGGCGGGCAATTAACGTGAAGAAGCCGCAGTTCATGAGCCCGGCGCAGATCAGGCACGTCGCCAATAAATGTGTCGAGGCGGGTAACGACCAGATCATTCTTTGCGAGCGTGGCAGCTCGTTTGGATATGACAATCTCGTGGTCGATATGCTCGGATTTCGCCAGATGGCAGAAGCATCCGGCGGGCACCCCGTGATATTTGACGTTACTCATAGCTTGCAATGCCGAGATGCACTGGCATCTGCGTCTGGTGGCCGTCGGCGGCAGGTTCTAGACTTGGCGCGAGCAGGTATGGCGGTGGGTATTGCGGGCCTGTTTCTCGAAGCACATCCGGATCCGGATTCCGCTCGTTGCGATGGGCCGAGCGCGCTGCCGCTGGCGCTGCTTGAGCCGTTCCTTGCGCAGGTCAAGGCAGTCGATGATCTGGTTAAATGCCTGCCGGTCTTGGAAATCCATTAA
- a CDS encoding glycosyltransferase codes for MGFGMKIAHVVETWIGGVANYVTSLIVEQRARGHEVVLICDPGNIPNLPLALDGVTVANYESSRNPLRFVRIARRVKKLVDEINADIVHCHSSYPGVYVRLHRMHGQKILYTPHAWSFMKKDISRFTALGFALVERLLAHRTNRILCMSFDEVRAARRYGIDMDKIELLYTGISSEAAREQNALSGQPLATTARPIQVGYFGRLDYQKGFDVVVDAVSMLNEDIHVHVFGVSVRGGVDARGHESRMTHHGWMDPGGARRAMQQMDVIVVPSRWEGLALVPIEAMRAGKVLVVSCESSLPEQVIHGYNGVILRELTGECLARELNALSIDECRRMGQNSRHVFDHAFGADKFFKTLMTCYENA; via the coding sequence TTGGGGTTCGGGATGAAAATTGCTCATGTCGTCGAGACATGGATCGGCGGGGTTGCCAACTATGTCACCTCGCTGATCGTCGAGCAGCGCGCGCGTGGTCATGAGGTCGTCTTGATCTGCGATCCAGGAAATATCCCGAACCTGCCACTAGCACTGGACGGCGTCACTGTCGCCAACTACGAGTCGAGCCGCAATCCGCTGCGCTTCGTTCGAATTGCGCGTCGGGTGAAGAAACTGGTCGATGAGATCAACGCGGACATCGTGCACTGCCATAGTTCGTATCCTGGTGTGTATGTCCGACTGCATCGTATGCACGGGCAAAAAATTCTGTACACGCCGCATGCGTGGTCTTTCATGAAGAAGGACATTTCCCGCTTCACTGCGCTTGGTTTCGCGCTTGTCGAACGTCTGCTTGCACATCGAACAAACCGGATTCTCTGCATGTCTTTCGATGAAGTGAGAGCGGCGAGAAGGTACGGCATCGACATGGACAAGATCGAGCTTCTCTATACCGGCATTTCATCTGAAGCAGCGCGCGAGCAGAATGCTCTCAGCGGCCAGCCGCTTGCGACAACCGCGCGACCCATTCAGGTGGGGTATTTTGGCCGTCTCGATTATCAAAAAGGCTTCGACGTTGTAGTCGATGCCGTTTCAATGTTGAACGAAGACATCCACGTTCACGTGTTTGGTGTCAGTGTGAGAGGCGGCGTCGACGCGCGCGGGCACGAATCACGTATGACGCATCATGGCTGGATGGATCCTGGGGGCGCTCGCCGGGCGATGCAGCAGATGGACGTAATCGTCGTGCCTTCGCGTTGGGAAGGCCTCGCGTTGGTGCCGATCGAAGCAATGCGCGCCGGCAAGGTTCTGGTGGTTTCGTGCGAAAGCTCTCTGCCAGAACAGGTGATTCATGGCTACAACGGTGTAATCCTGCGAGAACTGACGGGCGAATGTCTGGCCCGTGAGCTGAATGCACTGTCGATTGATGAATGCCGCCGGATGGGGCAGAACTCGCGTCATGTGTTCGATCATGCTTTCGGCGCGGACAAGTTCTTTAAGACTTTGATGACTTGCTACGAAAACGCTTGA
- a CDS encoding MFS transporter, with protein MTPGLDAPLPLPPPNGQLLPFRESLLAMLGIAFVSMLVALDQTIVGTALPRIVADLKGFDLYAWVATAYMLASVITIPIFGRLGDLFGRKPFLVAAILLFTGASVLCGFATSMLFLVISRGLQGIGGGILIGTVFATVADLFPNPKLRLRWLVFVTSAFGVANMVGPTLGGMLTQYGGWRLVFFVNVPVGVVSLLFVQRFLPPLRHLRQKGPVRLDWLGAFVIAVTFGALQLLIELLPKHGVDTMTILLAVVAASFALILWLWERRIAHPIVPVDMLLDRKLSALFAMSVLGGFALFSLVFYVPLLFQGGYAMSAHDSGMLITPLLLGTTVGSVVNNRIVTRIRRANGIMYVGFALSALACLSVIVLRGTEPHLVWMSCMGVSGLGLGLVATSLTVCSQQIVARDQLGAATALLQSLRTFGGMLGTVITGALLGHLYTQGVHRSLTSYQATQWFKSFASPELLVDRAEQAALINRLVSAGHAGDAMMNSARDALVQSIHIGILVAGAAALIGLCLAWFVPPVRISYPEAELLAGGGAAQADALPPRGEAL; from the coding sequence ATGACGCCCGGTCTCGACGCGCCTCTGCCTCTCCCTCCCCCCAACGGACAGCTCCTGCCGTTTCGCGAGTCGCTATTGGCGATGCTCGGCATCGCCTTCGTCTCGATGCTGGTCGCGCTCGATCAGACCATTGTCGGTACCGCGCTACCGCGAATCGTCGCCGATCTGAAGGGCTTCGATCTGTACGCGTGGGTCGCGACGGCTTACATGCTGGCTTCAGTGATCACCATTCCGATCTTTGGACGGCTGGGTGATCTGTTCGGCCGCAAGCCATTTCTGGTCGCCGCGATTCTGCTGTTTACCGGCGCGTCGGTATTGTGCGGGTTCGCCACCAGCATGCTATTTCTCGTGATTTCACGCGGTTTGCAGGGGATAGGCGGCGGCATACTGATCGGCACGGTGTTCGCCACCGTCGCCGATCTGTTCCCCAACCCGAAGCTGCGGCTACGCTGGCTCGTGTTCGTCACGTCCGCGTTCGGGGTTGCCAACATGGTCGGGCCGACGCTCGGCGGCATGCTCACCCAATACGGCGGCTGGCGGCTCGTGTTCTTCGTCAACGTGCCGGTCGGCGTCGTATCGCTCCTGTTCGTGCAGCGCTTTTTGCCGCCGCTGCGTCACTTGCGGCAAAAGGGCCCCGTGCGACTCGACTGGCTTGGCGCGTTTGTGATCGCAGTCACGTTCGGCGCGCTGCAATTATTGATCGAGCTACTTCCGAAGCACGGCGTCGACACGATGACAATCCTGCTGGCCGTCGTAGCGGCGAGTTTTGCACTGATATTGTGGCTATGGGAGCGGCGCATTGCGCATCCGATCGTGCCGGTGGATATGCTGTTGGACCGCAAGCTCTCCGCACTCTTCGCGATGTCGGTGCTTGGCGGTTTCGCGCTGTTTTCGCTGGTGTTTTATGTGCCGCTGCTGTTTCAGGGCGGCTATGCGATGTCCGCGCACGACTCCGGCATGCTGATCACGCCGCTGCTGCTCGGCACGACGGTTGGCAGCGTGGTGAACAATCGTATCGTCACACGGATTCGCCGCGCGAACGGCATCATGTATGTCGGTTTCGCGCTGTCCGCGCTGGCGTGTCTGAGCGTGATCGTGCTCAGAGGGACCGAGCCGCACCTGGTGTGGATGTCGTGCATGGGCGTCAGCGGTCTCGGGCTCGGTCTGGTGGCGACCAGCCTGACGGTGTGTTCGCAGCAGATCGTTGCGCGCGACCAGCTCGGCGCGGCGACTGCGCTGCTGCAATCGCTGCGTACGTTCGGTGGGATGCTCGGCACAGTGATTACTGGTGCGTTGCTTGGGCATCTTTATACGCAGGGTGTGCATCGGTCGCTTACCTCGTACCAGGCGACGCAGTGGTTCAAATCGTTTGCGAGCCCCGAGCTGCTGGTGGACCGCGCGGAGCAGGCGGCATTGATCAATCGTCTGGTGAGCGCCGGGCACGCGGGCGATGCGATGATGAATTCCGCACGGGATGCGCTCGTGCAGTCGATTCATATTGGCATTCTGGTGGCGGGCGCGGCGGCGTTGATTGGGTTGTGTCTTGCGTGGTTTGTGCCGCCGGTGCGGATTAGTTATCCGGAAGCGGAGTTGCTGGCTGGCGGCGGAGCGGCGCAAGCTGATGCGCTTCCGCCGCGGGGGGAGGCGCTTTGA
- a CDS encoding DUF3303 domain-containing protein produces the protein MKFIVQWNGLPTAENSVIERFMKTGGQAPEGVKLLGRWHAIGGLHGFAVVEADDSRGLAALALEWGDLLTMSIFPAMTDEDLGAALGAHQAARK, from the coding sequence ATGAAATTCATCGTGCAATGGAATGGTCTTCCGACTGCGGAAAACTCCGTCATCGAGCGCTTCATGAAAACCGGCGGCCAGGCGCCCGAAGGTGTCAAATTGCTGGGGCGCTGGCATGCGATCGGCGGATTGCATGGCTTTGCGGTCGTCGAGGCAGACGATTCGCGTGGGCTGGCGGCGCTGGCGCTCGAATGGGGCGACTTGCTGACAATGAGCATCTTCCCGGCGATGACGGACGAGGACCTCGGCGCGGCATTGGGCGCGCATCAGGCCGCGCGCAAGTAG